The Lachnospiraceae bacterium KM106-2 nucleotide sequence ATGGAAACCAGATTTGTAAATTGTATCATATCAGTAAAGAATCTGATATTGATCGGATCTTGGTATCTAAACGTGATAATACATATGAGAAAAAGCTTTCTGAAATTGAGAAGAAAAACTTTTCAGAAAAGATTTTAGGATACGCAGGAATTGCTAATTATCTGGATGCAGGAAAGAAGATTTCTGGTACGAAATTATGGAATATTAGGGATCAGAGATTGTTTAAGATTTTTATCAAACAACTGAAAGCATCCAAAAATATTGATCAAGAAGATTACAAGAGTTCTTTAAAAGAAGCGGATAACAAGGCTTATGATTTTGTAGTTTTACTTAAGAACGGATTTTACATGAAAGGGACCTATACCCCTTCTGTTGGTGGATTAAGCTGTTTAGGACAGTACATGCTGACATCCAAGCAGAATGGACAAATGAAATCCGTATTTAAAAAGAGCTGAGGAAAGGAAAAAATAATGGATAAATCAAGAGCGATCGTTTTAAAAAAGGATTTATTAAAAGGATTTCATGAACTTGGAATGGAAAATGGACAAAATATAATCGTACATACATCTTTATCAAGTTTAGGATTTGTCTGTGGTGGTCCACAGATCGTAGTGGAGGCTTTGCTAGAGACGGTTGGAGAAGAAGGAACGATCCTAATGCCGACGCAGACATGGAAAAACCTTGATCCAGAAGAAGGCGTTCATTGGGAAGAACCCAAAGAGTGGTGGCAGACAATTCGTGATAATTGGCCTGCATATGATAAAAGGATCACTCCTACCAATACGATGGGTGCGGTTGCAGAGATGCTCTGGCATTGGCCAGGGGCAGTTCGCAGTGATCACCCAGTACGTTCCTTTGCCGCGATTGGAAAACAAGCATCATATTTGACGAAGGATCATGATCTTAGTAATATCTTTGGTGATCCGTCTCCATTATCAAAACTGTATGAGCTAGATGGATATGTTCTTTTACTTGGAACTGATTATGATAAAAATACATCCATTCATCTGGCAGATGCAAGAGCCAACTATCCTGGAAAGCATCTGGTTGATCAGAGTACGGCTATGATGGTAGATGGTAAGAGAGAATGGGTCACTTATCAAACTCTTTACGTAGATGGAGAAGACTTTGTTGAAATTGGTCGAGCATTTGAAAAGACCGGGGCAGTGAAGATGATCCATGTGGGAAATGCATTGCTTCGTTTTATGAAACAAAGGGAGCTAGTTGATTTTGCTGTTCGTTATATTGAAGCGAATCGGAGGTAGTCATGGGTTCATTTGAGGAGTTAAGGATCGTTGATAATTTTTATCAGACATCATCTTTTTTTCCAATGCCAACGGTACTGATCGGAACATTGACAGAGGAGGGAAAGACTACTTTAGGATCTTATTCATTGGTTCAGCCTTATTACATAGCTGGAAAGGATTATTATGCAATGCTTCTTTGTGCAAGAAATTCTTCGAATACGGCACAAAATCTATTAAGAGAAGGGCATTGTACTCTTAACTTCGTAATGGATAAAAGAAAATATTTAAAGGAGGTCGTTCGTCTTGGATTCCCTGGTGATACACCTGAGCAGAAGATGAAGAATACTATCTTTCATTTGGAGGATGGAGCACAGGCAAAAAATAATCCGAATCAGAGATATCCTAAGGTTGAGACCGAATGTTTTCAAGTTTTTGAATGTACTTGGATGAGAGAATTAGATCATGCCGATGAGGATAAGCCAGGATGTCTAGATGGTTATGAACCTCCTTATCACGACTTTAATGGAATTACTTCTAAATTTGGAGCCCACTTTATTCTTCGAGTCGATAAGATTTTAATGAAAGAAAAGTATCGAAAAGGGATTCTGGCAGGAGTAAGAGGAATAGATTTCCCGAGTGTGCCGGTTGATTATGGCTATCGGGATTCCAAATATTTTTGGATCAGTCATTTTAGAAGACCATTTCATGAGGAGATCATAAAGCATGCAGTTAACATCGATTCGGTTCGATATGCTGCAGATCGGATGGATGATCAGATCAAATTTACGGATGAGGCGTGTGAAATGTTGGTAAATGTACCTAGGATTTTTTTGACGACTGCACTAAAAGAATGTGTTAAATGGGCAAGAGAAAATAAGGTTACATTAATAACAAAGGACCATATGAAAGTCATTAATGACAGAAGACGTCAAAAAAAATAAAATAATTGAAGAAAAGTCCTTGCTTAAAATTGAAACTATGCTATAATTTTTTAGAATGTAAAAAAGCACAATAAGTTAGGATGAATATTTATATGGACTCAGTGATAGTAGGAATTTCTGGCGGAAGCTGTTCAGGGAAATCAACATTTACACAAAGGTTAAAAGAATGCTATAAAGATGACATAGCAATTGTATATCAAGATAACTATTATAAAAAACGTGATGATCTTACTTTAGAAGAACGAAGCAAGATTAATTATGATCATCCGGATGCTTTTGATACAGAACGACTTGTAGAAGACATTTTAAAGCTTAAAGAAGGTAAAAGTATTGAATGTCCGATCTACGATTATACGATTCATAATCGTCTTGAGGATACGAATACAGTTCAGCCTAAGAAAATTATCGTTTTAGAAGGTATTTTAGTATTTGCAAAAAAAGAGTTACGTGATTTAATAGATATCAAAATATTTATCGATGCAGATTCTGATGAAAGACTTTGCCGCCGTATCAAACGTGATACTGCAGAGCGCGGTCGTACAATCGATAGCGTGATCACGCAATATCTTCAAACTGTGAAACCAATGTATAATAAGTATATCAGTCCAAATAAACAGTATGCAGATATTATTATAAAGAGCGGTTTAAATGATGTAGCATATGATGTGATCTCTAACCAGATCAATCATGTTCTGTATAGGAGTTAATAAAAAGATCATCCTTGATGGATGGTCTTTTTTTATGGATAGAAATTGCTTCTTAAAAGCTAATTGAATAAATAAGTTTCTTACGGTTATGCTAATAGCAAAATCGATAGGAGATGAAGAATAATGGATCGCGATGATACTGTGAAGTTATTAAAAGAGTGTAATGCAGGCGTAAAGACAGCAGTTACTTCCATTGATGAGATCCTTCCCAAAGTACAGGAGGATGAGTTAAAGAGAATCCTAGGACAATCAAAACAGGA carries:
- a CDS encoding uridine kinase, which gives rise to MDSVIVGISGGSCSGKSTFTQRLKECYKDDIAIVYQDNYYKKRDDLTLEERSKINYDHPDAFDTERLVEDILKLKEGKSIECPIYDYTIHNRLEDTNTVQPKKIIVLEGILVFAKKELRDLIDIKIFIDADSDERLCRRIKRDTAERGRTIDSVITQYLQTVKPMYNKYISPNKQYADIIIKSGLNDVAYDVISNQINHVLYRS
- a CDS encoding aminoglycoside N3'-acetyltransferase, whose protein sequence is MDKSRAIVLKKDLLKGFHELGMENGQNIIVHTSLSSLGFVCGGPQIVVEALLETVGEEGTILMPTQTWKNLDPEEGVHWEEPKEWWQTIRDNWPAYDKRITPTNTMGAVAEMLWHWPGAVRSDHPVRSFAAIGKQASYLTKDHDLSNIFGDPSPLSKLYELDGYVLLLGTDYDKNTSIHLADARANYPGKHLVDQSTAMMVDGKREWVTYQTLYVDGEDFVEIGRAFEKTGAVKMIHVGNALLRFMKQRELVDFAVRYIEANRR